The following are encoded in a window of Coregonus clupeaformis isolate EN_2021a chromosome 34, ASM2061545v1, whole genome shotgun sequence genomic DNA:
- the LOC121550071 gene encoding DNA endonuclease RBBP8, with product MMSSPVLSGSSPGSSGASESTDLFRDLWGRLKDCHDSALQGLQTKVNKLKKERYLDAQRLEEFYSRHQQLREQHKTLQDTVTILEDRLRAGLCDRCSVTEEHMRKKQVEFEKGRQQNMRLIAELMTERNTLQDKNRKLSLELDRLKGSLSASPEPEEGVIPDSPLQHISLPVVSKMRRRKETNHVRYAEKPLSQSQSSALNEPRKGLPSQTSESQGRGILVPETCYMDATQTQQDNSQGHEGAVVAETCCLDLPDDPVPNPQRQGRFGTTTTENVSPSHLPGLKLSPADGLQRHLEGIAHITPLRATSTPCGLSHLVMRGELERGKRRRKNSEEEDEVIDKPLDLSDSPQKALVPPFNAQRGGSVPGAEKQDRGQQHHILFKQPSTPPSDERSKNVPLSDQTHNVHEPIRKRSRERPEDLEKTSVLQANPCARVKRSPPRDINAKLMPAEQTCSLDPGAALSQYDVDTPILGKPHDEGVTVDMDCTFVSHSLLLRGAPRTSSDTGIGQRANDSLAEIFDKTGYGEYESCPQYDGSYLHQEEPHRQEEGEEEFGEVEEEEEHEDTHMPQPGMPNGEHTEELKDSKKLSFAHVEVVRKKAERRKLKGHTCKECEIYYADLPKEERVKKLSACSRHRFRYIPPSTPENFWEVGFPSTQTCVDRGYIKEDNDPEQRLRRRRPYNAIFSPKGKEQKTITSRGK from the exons ATGATGAGCAGTCCTGTGTTAAGCGGGAGCAGCCCGGGCTCCAGCGGGGCTTCGGAATCCACTGACCTCTTCAGGGACCTCTGGGGTCGACTCAAAGACTGTCACGATAGTGCACTGCAAG GTTTGCAAACCAAAGTGAACAAGCTGAAGAAGGAGCGATATTT AGATGCCCAGAGACTGGAGGAGTTCTACAGCAGACACCAGCAGCTGAGGGAGCAGCACAAAACCCTTCAGGACACCGTCACAATTCTGGAGGACAG GCTGCGGGCAGGCCTGTGTGATCGCTGTTCCGTCACAGAGGAGCACATGAGGAAGAAGCAGGTGGAGTTTGAGAAAGGCCGTCAGCAGAACATGCGCCTCATCGCAGAGCTTA TGACTGAAAGGAACACCCTGCAGGATAAGAACAGAAAGCTGAGTCTAGAGCTGGACAGGCTGAAGGGATCTCT CTCAGCGTCTCCGGAGCCAGAGGAGGGGGTGATCCCAGACTCTCCGCTGCAGCATATCTCCCTGCCTGTTGTGAgcaagatgaggaggaggaaggagaccAACCATGTCCGCTACGCCGAGAAGCCCCTATCCCAATCCCAGAGCTCAGCACTCAACG AACCAAGGAAAGGATTGCCCTCCCAAACCTCGGAGAGCCAAGGAAGAGGCATACTGGTGCCTGAAACGTGTTACATGGACGCCACCCAGACCCAAC AGGACAACAGCCAGGGTCATGAAGGTGCTGTGGTAGCAGAGACTTGTTGCCTGGATCTCCCTGATGATCCAGTGCCTAACCCCCAGAGACAGGGCCGCTTCggcaccaccaccacagaaaacGTCTCCCCATCCCACCTCCCTGGCCTGAAGCTCAGCCCTGCTGACGGCCTGCAGCGCCACCTGGAGGGGATAGCCCACATCACACCTCTTAGAGCCACCTCCACCCCATGTGGCCTCTCTCACCTGGTCATGAGAGGAGAGCTggaaagagggaagaggaggaggaaaaacagcgaggaggaagatgaggtgaTTGACAAGCCTCTGGACCTGTCCGACTCCCCACAGAAGGCTCTGGTGCCTCCGTTCAATGCCCAGAGAGGTGGCAGCGTCCCTGGGGCAGAGAAGCAGGACAGAGGCCAGCAGCACCACATCCTATTCAAGCAACCCTCCACCCCACCAAGCGATGAACGATCCAAAAATGTGCCACTTAGTGACCAG ACCCACAATGTCCACGAGCCAATCAGAAAGCGGAGCCGGGAGCGGCCTGAGGATCTGGAGAAGACCTCTGTCCTGCAGGCCAACCCCTGTGCTCGGGTGAAGAGGAGCCCTCCGCGGGACATCAACG CCAAGCTAATGCCAGCAGAGCAGACGTGTAGCCTGGACCCAGGGGCAGCCCTCTCCCAGTATGATGTAGACACCCCTATTCTAGGAAAG ccccaCGATGAAGGAGTGACGGTGGATATGGACTGCACCTTTGTCAGCCACAGCCTGCTCCTCCGAGGAGCGCCAAGAACCAGCTCTGATACCG GGATTGGCCAGAGGGCCAACGACAGCTTGGCTGAGATATTTGACAAAACAGGCTATGGGGAGTACGAGTCATGTCCTCAGTATGATGGCTCATATCTGCATCAAGAGGAGCCCCATCgtcaggaggagggggaggaagagtttGGTGaagtggaggaggaagaagagcatGAGGATA CACACATGCCTCAACCTGGAATGCCCAATGGAGAACATACAGAAGAACTTAAAGACAG TAAAAAATTATCGTTTGCACACGTGGAGGTGGTCCGCAAGAAGGCTGAGAGGAGGAAACTCAAGGGGCACACATGTAAAGAGTGTGAAATC TACTACGCAGACCTTCCAAAGGAAGAGAGGGTGAAGAAGTTGTCGGCCTGTTCTCGGCACCGATTCCGTTATATTCCTCCATCAACCCCAGAAAACTTTTGGGAAGTCGGCTTCCCTTCAACACAAACCTGTGTGGACAGAG GTTATATAAAAGAAGATAATGATCCAGAGCAGCGCTTAAGGAGGAGAAGGCCTTACAATGCCATATTCTCCCCCAAAGGCAAGGAGCAGAAGACCATAACCAGTAGGGGGAAATAA